In the Colletotrichum lupini chromosome 4, complete sequence genome, ACAAGCCCCCTTTCCCTTTTCCCAGATAATTCTCTAGTGCCGCCATCAGCGCTGCCGCACCAGCATCGACGATTCGGGGAGAAGTGTACGGACAAGCGAATGGTAGATGGGCTTCTAGCGTCGTAGAGCTAGAAGCACAGCTTTGAAAACTTGAAGATTTGATCTACCTTGCTGTATCTCGACACCCCGGGCAACCAATAAGAGACGGTTGATAGGACTACAGTTCGGCTCTTGTTCCCAAGTGGCACGCCACGGCATGCAAGGCCATTTCCAATGACAGCAACATCTGACGGGGTCCCTTTCTTGTTCTTCCCCAGTGACAGTGACAGGTCAAGAAAGAAGGGCGAGACACAGAAGAAATCCACGCGTGCATGCGGAAGCATGTGCCAGTGGTGGGGGGTCCGCGGGCATGGGCTGCAATTGTTGGATGACGTCCCCCAGGTTCTGGCCTGTTTGGGACACGCGCGCCGGGCTTGTCGATGGGAGAGGCATTCGCGCATTCCAGGGCAtgtcctcttcttccctcTCCCGAACAATGGAGCGTCCGGGCCATCCCTGAGACCCCTGTGCCCCTGCAGTTCAGTTGCGGACTCCTGGTTTCCGCCCCAGCAAATGCCTGTTCGGCTCGCCGCCTCCGGGATCGCAACCGCTCGCGCGGCAGCGCAAACCCTCTTGTCTCGTAGTCTCTTTGTGATGGCCGTGAATAATTGTCACTCGGCAGCAAATCAGAGAGCTGCATGAAGGGACCTCGAGAGGCCCCCGCCGGCCACATAGCGTGAAAACCCGGGCCCGGTCCCGGCATTCTCATCCAGCCTAGACTCGCTGAGTCTTTTTTACGTCAACCCGCGTGGGTTTCACCCgagcccttttttattttctgtTAGCTATGGCACACGACAAATTGTCGGTCTGGCGCCGAATGAACGCGCTTCAGACGTGAGAGGCGAGGCGAGGCGAGGGAGGAGGAGTCctatctctctctctttttccACCGTCCACGCCCCCCACGGCCGACCCGGACATGTCTTGCTCTCACGCTAGTCCCTGGTCCCCGCCTGCATCTATCTTCGCCATGAAGGGGCTCCCGAAGCTTGGAGGAGTAGATGACCGGGGGGGACATGGGGCAACGACACGCTTCGCCGTTGCCAGCCTGTGAGCTCTTACTCGATTCGATTTGGCTCTCGTTTCGATCGACTGGGTTCCCAGATTTGTATATAATCTTGCGGGCGCACCGCTCTCCCCCATCCTCTCGACTTGGAACTTCATCAGCTCCTCTCTCTGCCAGACGAACTAGGAACTCACCTCTCAGAGACACAACCTTGAAGCACCATACATATACAACATACCTCTAAACCGTCAAAATGTCTAACCTTCCTACCGAGCCCGAGTTCCAGCAGGCTTACAACGGTATGTTGCCATCTACAACCATTCTTACACAACGAATCTAAGAAGACTAACACCATCTATAGAGCTTGTCAGCACCCTCGAGAACTCCTCCCTCTTCACCCAGAACCCCGAGTACAGAACCGCACTCGAGGTCGTCTCCATCCCCGAGCGCGTCATCCAGTTCCGCGTCGTCTGGGAGGATGACAAGGGCAAGCTCCAGGTCAACCGCGGATACCGCGTCCAGTTCAACTCGGCCCTCGGCCCATACAAGGGAGGTCTGAGATTCCACCCTACCGTCAACCTGTCGGTCCTCAAGTTCCTCGGATTCGAGCAGATCTTCAAGAATGCCTTGACCGGCCTCAACATGGGTGGTGGTAAGGGTGGTTCCGACTTCGACCCCAAGGGCAAGAGCGACAACGAGATCCGTCGCTTCTGCGTCTCCTTCATGCGCCAGCTCAGCAAGCACATTGGCGCCGACACCGACGTTCCCGCCGGTGATATCGGTGTCTCCGGCCGCGAGATTGGCTGGTTGTTCGGTACCTACCGCCAGGAGCGCAACAAGTTCGAGGGTGTCCTCACCGGAAAGGGCCTCACCTGGGGTGGTAGCTTGATCCGCCCCGAGGCCACTGGATACGGTGTCGTCTACTACGTCGAGCAGATGCTCAAGTACGCCAACAAGGGCTCCTTCGCTGGCAAGCGTGTCGCCATCTCTGGTTCCGGCAACGTCGCTCAGTACGCCGCTCTCAAGTGCATCGAACTCGGTGCCACCGTTGTCTCCCTGTCCGACTCCCAGGGCTGCCTTGTCGCCGAGGGTGACGCTGCCTTCACCCCCGAGCAGATTGAGAACATTGCCGACCTCAAGGTCCAGCGCAGGTCTCTTACCGAATTCGACCACAAGGGCTCCTTCATGTACATCAAGGGTGCTCGTCCCTGGACCCACGTTGGCAAGGTCGACATTGCTCTGCCTTCCGCGACCCAGAACGAGGTCTCCAAGGAGGAGGCTGAGGCTCTCATTGCCGCCGGCTGCATTGCCATCGCCGAGGGCTCCAACATGGGCTGCACCCAGGAGGCCATCGACGTCTTCGAGGCTCAGCGCAAGGAGAAGGGTGGCGAGGCCATCTGGTACGCTCCCGGCAAGGCTGCCAACTGCGGTGGTGTCGCCGTCTCTGGCCTCGAGATGGCCCAGAACAGCCAGCGCCTGAGCTGGACCCGCGAGGAGGTCGACCAGAAGCTCAAGGACATCATGACCGCTGCCTTCTTCAACGGCCTCAACACCGCCAAGGAGTACGTCAAGGGTGGTGAGACCGAGCTTCCCAGCTTGGTCGCTGGTAGCAACATTGCCGGTTTCGTCAAGGTTGCCCGTGCCATGCACGACCAGGGAGACTGGTGGAACTAAGCGTTCTCGACCGGCAATTCGGAAGAGGAATACGAAAAGTTGATGCGAGTGGCGGCACCCACGTCTAAGGACGATGGGCAGACGTAGTGATGACCTTGAAATTCGGTGTAACGTCTATTTGTATTTCGGAGCTGGCGTTGGCGGCAGGGATACCTGAGTGAAATCAATACCAATTACTTTTTTTGATAAGCAAACTACTTACTGCTTTTGAGTGATGACTGGTCGCCAGTGAAGTGTGAACAAAGATCCCAACAGGCTGGAGTACTTTGACAGCCATCTTTCCAAGTGCCGACTGAAGGATTCGAATAAGCCGAATCCTCCAGAGAGCGCCACCTTGCCTAGAAAGGCGCGAGTCTGAATGGGTGTGAAGAGAAGGTGCTGACAAGAGAATATACCGAGACCAGTGCTGACACTCTAAAGCCACTTTCAATTGCGGCAAGAAGCCGGCTCGTCGGCCGTTGACATCTCTAACATCTGATAGCAGCCAGTAAAGTCGCTCTACTCACTCAAAGATGATCATCATGTATTAGCGATATGAGTCAACTCTGATAGGTCGACATTGGATACCAGGCACGTCTGAGGGTCTCTCGGGCAACCACGTAGCGGCTATTTCCGCCGTCTGCCGTAGGCACCGATGCTCGAATTCCAGCTTGAAGGGTTGAACACAGTGCTCAACGAGAGAATGACGGCCCGAATTGCGTTCTGCCTGCTGATAGATCGATACTTTGAGCGGCAAGACAACGTTGCTGGCTTTGAAGAATCTGCCCATCTGAATGTAGCAGTGCGACAACGGATAAATGAACACCGGCTGTGGCTCAAGACCTTGAACTCCACGCGCACTTGACGACTCCTTTTGTTCAGGGTTATACATGACATAGAATGCCTCCGCAGACCCTGGCTGGTCTGGGTGACACTGACAAGACGAGAGAGGGGCTGCGTGCGCCAGACCCGCATCGCCGAGCTGACGTTGGCCAAACAGGTTTCTAGAAGCAGCAACAGTTATCGTCGATGCCCATTGTGTTTCCTCAAGGTACCTCAGATAGGGATAGTGTGACTGCTGGAAAGAGAAGTTTCCGGGGATTTCACCTGTTGTGAAACGATTCAACGATAATGCTGATTCGACCACAAGCAAGATCCCGCGCAGCACAGCATGTTGGTGATGTTTTATTTAACGtcattttataaatatcgcGTGTTTCCAGTGGTGGATTTGTTGAAGAAGGCGTTCCTAACGGACGTAAGAACATTTATCTCTGGACGAGGTACATCGTAACGTACCATTTCCAGTGCCTCTCGCGTCTTGCGACTATGATGCGTACGACAGCTGTAGGAACTGAGCGGAACAGATTGGAGGGTGTTGGTCACTTAGCTGT is a window encoding:
- a CDS encoding NADP-specific glutamate dehydrogenase, giving the protein MSNLPTEPEFQQAYNELVSTLENSSLFTQNPEYRTALEVVSIPERVIQFRVVWEDDKGKLQVNRGYRVQFNSALGPYKGGLRFHPTVNLSVLKFLGFEQIFKNALTGLNMGGGKGGSDFDPKGKSDNEIRRFCVSFMRQLSKHIGADTDVPAGDIGVSGREIGWLFGTYRQERNKFEGVLTGKGLTWGGSLIRPEATGYGVVYYVEQMLKYANKGSFAGKRVAISGSGNVAQYAALKCIELGATVVSLSDSQGCLVAEGDAAFTPEQIENIADLKVQRRSLTEFDHKGSFMYIKGARPWTHVGKVDIALPSATQNEVSKEEAEALIAAGCIAIAEGSNMGCTQEAIDVFEAQRKEKGGEAIWYAPGKAANCGGVAVSGLEMAQNSQRLSWTREEVDQKLKDIMTAAFFNGLNTAKEYVKGGETELPSLVAGSNIAGFVKVARAMHDQGDWWN